A single region of the Anaerostipes rhamnosivorans genome encodes:
- a CDS encoding BglG family transcription antiterminator, translating into MKLFNDENRMAAILRNVEVQTSSDVDRIAAKLDVSTKTVRNDVKELNCLMGGYAVISNKKGQYKLIVFDQKGYEEIRNKIYEQEEYFNSPQTRMAYIFWQLMDAKKPYLIDDLSEEMKVGRTTTVGDLNRIREQIKKYNLTVEGKANTGLVLCGEEIKIRMFLLENVYEQIYLNYPLGSQLRQLLYDMQTEYSLDALGFGQFFRAFVVMIDRLGNGHTIESLDHRYLELYDSKVYEIADEFADRVEKAVPFKIPKPERIFLCLPIAGMRTPVNTEGIENYIQISEEAADLIIEILDRIRDEIGVTVIVNELFDDFVYHVFFMINRLKYGFHIRNALVEEVKDEYSVAYTMAGIAKDVIETRTGVEVTKDELGFLAMYFGVFLLEQAPEQKQYRIAIVCGSGKIIGRLIASQLKNIFEVEPAIDYYFNGDFEVQKEDSYDLIITTTNLKAKGNTPIIDIDEVFDKNLLKSKVESVKNMVEMGIPIRRGIDSVFLNMLDEERFFVLEPELGYEENVDKMVGELLKQGLVDESFNERLRLREQESTMIFEKNIAFPHTTNRLPELALAFGVFPEKEKAKGKDEVQLVFLLAIPEEMKNDSVLIQLYDNMLAIAHEPDVVKKLRKMKTYRELLLYFVEENNIFK; encoded by the coding sequence ATGAAACTTTTTAATGATGAAAACAGGATGGCTGCTATATTAAGAAACGTAGAGGTACAGACTTCCTCTGATGTTGACCGCATCGCGGCAAAGCTTGATGTTTCTACAAAAACGGTGAGAAACGATGTAAAAGAGCTGAACTGCCTGATGGGCGGTTATGCAGTCATCAGCAATAAAAAAGGACAGTATAAGCTTATTGTATTCGATCAGAAGGGTTACGAAGAGATCCGTAACAAGATTTACGAACAGGAAGAATATTTTAATTCACCGCAGACAAGGATGGCGTATATTTTCTGGCAGCTGATGGATGCCAAAAAGCCATATCTGATCGATGACCTGTCAGAAGAGATGAAGGTAGGGAGAACGACTACCGTAGGAGATTTAAACCGTATCCGGGAACAGATAAAAAAGTACAATCTGACAGTGGAAGGAAAGGCCAACACAGGACTTGTCCTGTGCGGCGAGGAGATTAAGATCCGCATGTTCCTCCTGGAGAATGTTTATGAACAGATTTATCTGAACTATCCTCTGGGCAGTCAGCTGAGACAGCTTCTGTACGATATGCAGACAGAATATTCTCTGGATGCCCTGGGATTCGGGCAGTTCTTTAGAGCCTTTGTGGTCATGATTGACCGGCTCGGAAACGGACATACGATCGAGTCTCTGGACCACAGGTATCTGGAGCTTTATGACAGCAAGGTTTACGAGATTGCAGACGAATTTGCGGACAGAGTGGAAAAAGCAGTACCGTTTAAAATACCAAAGCCGGAAAGGATTTTTCTCTGCCTGCCCATTGCAGGGATGAGGACTCCGGTCAATACGGAGGGGATTGAAAATTATATTCAGATTTCAGAGGAAGCGGCGGACCTGATTATTGAGATTTTGGACCGAATCCGGGATGAGATCGGAGTCACAGTCATAGTGAATGAACTGTTTGACGATTTTGTCTATCATGTATTTTTTATGATCAACCGTCTGAAATATGGATTTCATATCCGGAACGCTCTGGTGGAGGAAGTAAAAGATGAATACTCCGTTGCCTACACGATGGCCGGCATTGCCAAAGATGTCATCGAGACAAGGACCGGAGTCGAGGTGACCAAGGACGAGCTCGGATTTCTGGCTATGTACTTCGGTGTGTTCCTCTTAGAGCAGGCACCGGAGCAGAAGCAGTACAGAATCGCCATCGTCTGTGGATCAGGAAAAATCATCGGCAGATTGATCGCCAGCCAGCTGAAAAATATTTTTGAAGTGGAGCCGGCTATTGATTACTATTTTAACGGGGACTTTGAAGTACAAAAAGAAGATTCCTATGACTTGATTATTACGACGACAAATTTAAAAGCAAAAGGGAATACACCTATTATAGACATTGATGAGGTGTTTGACAAAAATCTGCTGAAAAGCAAGGTGGAAAGTGTAAAAAACATGGTAGAGATGGGAATTCCCATCCGCCGTGGCATCGATTCAGTATTCTTAAATATGCTGGACGAGGAGCGGTTCTTTGTACTGGAGCCAGAGCTTGGCTATGAGGAAAACGTAGACAAGATGGTCGGAGAGCTCTTAAAACAAGGACTTGTAGATGAGAGCTTTAATGAGAGACTCAGGCTTCGGGAACAAGAATCGACGATGATATTTGAGAAAAATATTGCTTTTCCCCACACAACAAACAGACTGCCTGAGCTGGCCCTTGCTTTCGGAGTATTTCCGGAAAAAGAGAAAGCAAAAGGGAAGGACGAGGTACAGCTGGTGTTTTTGCTGGCCATACCGGAAGAAATGAAAAATGATTCCGTG
- a CDS encoding SDR family oxidoreductase, whose product MSESWLGLSGKTVIVTGGASGIGKAVAQEFLNVGCNVVVSDMAPEAPEFDTADGKFHYVKTDVTSAKDVDAMVKEVVDTFGTVDVLVNNAGINIPRLLVDPKDPKGQYELDEAVWDKVCSVNLKGVFFCAQAVGRILVEKGEGVIINMSSESGLEGSEGQSVYAATKNAVNSLTRSWAKELGKQGVRVVGVAPGIMEATGLRTLSYESALAYTRGITVDDLRAGYSKTSTTPLGRSGKLSEVADMCVYLASQRSSYVHGVTINVAGGKTRG is encoded by the coding sequence ATGAGCGAATCATGGTTAGGACTTAGCGGCAAGACCGTCATCGTAACTGGAGGGGCATCCGGAATCGGAAAGGCAGTAGCCCAGGAATTTTTAAATGTGGGCTGCAATGTTGTCGTTTCCGATATGGCACCGGAAGCTCCGGAGTTTGACACGGCAGACGGCAAGTTCCATTATGTTAAGACCGATGTGACCAGCGCAAAAGATGTGGACGCCATGGTCAAAGAAGTGGTGGACACATTCGGCACCGTGGATGTGTTAGTGAACAACGCAGGGATCAACATTCCGAGACTGCTGGTAGATCCAAAGGATCCGAAGGGTCAGTATGAGTTGGATGAAGCTGTGTGGGATAAAGTGTGCAGCGTCAACTTAAAAGGAGTGTTCTTCTGTGCTCAGGCAGTGGGAAGGATCCTTGTGGAAAAAGGAGAGGGCGTCATCATCAATATGTCCTCAGAGAGCGGACTGGAGGGTTCTGAGGGACAGAGCGTATATGCGGCGACAAAGAACGCGGTGAATTCCCTGACCAGAAGCTGGGCAAAAGAATTAGGAAAACAAGGTGTGCGTGTAGTAGGAGTGGCACCTGGAATCATGGAAGCAACAGGTTTGAGAACCTTATCCTATGAATCAGCATTGGCTTATACAAGAGGAATCACAGTGGATGACTTAAGAGCAGGATACAGCAAGACATCCACCACACCGCTTGGAAGATCCGGAAAGCTTTCCGAAGTGGCAGATATGTGTGTGTACCTGGCAAGCCAGAGATCTTCTTATGTACACGGAGTGACCATCAACGTAGCCGGCGGAAAAACGAGAGGTTAA
- a CDS encoding D-alanyl-D-alanine carboxypeptidase family protein, which produces MKKAAIFILSLLVCISSGTVVTATEPETLLTVAQDEEGLDLTAKSAVVMEAGSGTILYQKDKDMELPPASVTKVMSLLLIFEELDKGNLKYTDKVTVSEHAASMGGSQVFLEPGESQSVDTMLKCIVISSANDAVVSMAEHIAGSEGAFVKRMNEKAKQLGMKHTTFKNSCGLDIKGHETSAYDIALMSRELTTKHPDIFKYTKIWMDKFTHETKKGTKEFGLSNTNKLLKQYNGCTGLKTGSTSTAKFCLSATATRNDVSLIAVVMASDDSKARVKDASALLDYGFSHCQVMEDHTKAKDIGKIAVTKGKKESVSYDQDIPAKIVLVKGSKNDVKKQIRIGQVKAPVKKGQVLGYIIYKRGDEILLKKPVRATEDVEKMNYLTSLTRLAEQYF; this is translated from the coding sequence ATGAAAAAAGCAGCGATTTTTATTCTTTCTTTGTTGGTATGCATCTCGTCCGGAACGGTTGTGACGGCCACAGAACCGGAAACATTGCTCACAGTGGCCCAGGATGAAGAAGGACTAGATTTGACAGCCAAATCTGCAGTGGTGATGGAAGCGGGAAGCGGCACCATACTGTATCAAAAAGACAAGGACATGGAACTGCCGCCGGCCAGTGTCACAAAAGTTATGTCCCTGCTTCTGATTTTTGAGGAGCTGGACAAAGGAAATCTGAAGTATACTGACAAAGTCACAGTCAGTGAACATGCGGCGTCTATGGGAGGATCCCAGGTATTCCTGGAGCCAGGGGAAAGCCAGAGCGTGGATACCATGCTGAAGTGTATCGTGATCTCAAGCGCCAATGATGCAGTGGTGTCTATGGCAGAGCACATTGCCGGCAGTGAGGGAGCCTTTGTAAAACGGATGAATGAAAAGGCAAAACAGCTTGGAATGAAACATACAACATTTAAGAACAGCTGTGGGCTGGATATCAAAGGACATGAAACTTCAGCCTATGACATTGCACTGATGTCCAGGGAACTGACCACCAAGCACCCGGATATTTTTAAGTACACAAAAATTTGGATGGACAAATTTACCCATGAGACAAAAAAAGGAACAAAGGAATTCGGACTCAGCAATACAAATAAGCTTTTAAAACAGTACAATGGCTGTACGGGACTGAAAACAGGAAGCACAAGTACAGCGAAATTCTGCCTAAGCGCAACCGCTACAAGAAATGATGTCAGCCTGATCGCAGTTGTTATGGCCAGCGATGATTCCAAGGCCAGGGTAAAAGATGCCAGCGCACTGTTAGACTATGGATTTTCTCATTGTCAGGTGATGGAAGATCACACAAAAGCAAAAGATATCGGAAAGATCGCAGTCACAAAGGGGAAAAAGGAATCAGTCTCCTACGATCAGGATATTCCGGCAAAAATTGTTCTGGTCAAGGGCAGCAAAAATGACGTGAAGAAACAAATCCGCATCGGGCAGGTGAAGGCTCCCGTGAAAAAGGGCCAGGTGCTGGGTTATATTATCTATAAAAGAGGGGATGAGATCCTTTTGAAGAAACCGGTGAGGGCCACAGAAGATGTAGAAAAAATGAACTATCTGACCAGTCTGACACGTCTGGCGGAACAATATTTTTAA
- a CDS encoding NUDIX hydrolase — protein sequence MTEATSCGGVVIYRGKILLLYKSYKNRYDGWVLPKGTVEKGETHEQTALREVKEETDANARIIKYVGKSEYSFYSFHEQIVKSVHWYLMEAEGYHSKPQKEEFFVDSGYYKYHEAYHLLKFPNEKEILKEAYEEYKKLKSKNQWGIRQRR from the coding sequence ATGACAGAGGCAACAAGCTGTGGAGGTGTCGTAATTTACAGAGGGAAGATATTGCTGTTGTACAAAAGCTATAAAAACAGATATGACGGCTGGGTACTTCCGAAAGGTACAGTTGAAAAAGGGGAAACGCACGAACAAACCGCTTTGCGTGAAGTAAAAGAAGAGACAGACGCCAATGCCCGAATCATTAAATATGTAGGAAAGAGTGAGTATTCTTTTTATTCTTTCCATGAACAGATCGTAAAAAGTGTTCACTGGTATTTGATGGAGGCAGAGGGATATCATTCAAAACCGCAGAAAGAAGAGTTTTTCGTTGACTCTGGGTACTACAAATATCACGAAGCCTACCACTTGTTGAAGTTCCCGAATGAAAAAGAGATTTTAAAGGAAGCATACGAAGAATACAAGAAATTAAAATCTAAAAATCAATGGGGAATAAGGCAAAGAAGATGA
- a CDS encoding peptidoglycan D,D-transpeptidase FtsI family protein: MKIFKRRKNAETETPKKSPSQKTERKQGKKKKHANRQILQITYIFVGLFLVLIGYIIHFVVRDSQSVITDSHNLRLQELEKHVVRGKIISANGKVLAQTVNDGEDEVRDYPYGRMFAHVVGYNAKGKSGLESKCNFDLLKSNANLLSQIESNLKGEKSIGDNVYTTLDTRVQKAAYNALSGEKGAVVAMDPESGKVIAMVSKPDFRPALVKENWEELNTDSDALLINRATQGLYPPGSTFKVITALEYMRENKDYKNFSYHCTGYTKINNVKIRCYGGTAHGTVNLEQAVEKSCNTAFVHMASKLNKGKLASLAEDMMYNSKIPINLAAVSSRFSFDGSSKDSQVPQIAIGQGTTLVTPLQNAAVMSAIANDGVMMEPYLVDKVKNVDGGIIKETKAKEIASPLSAKECKTLKKMLRKVVTNGTGTAAYSSRYKVYGKTGSAEYNSDKDSHAWFIGCAEHNGKKIVVSIIVEGGGSGGSVAAPIAKDVFDAYFR; this comes from the coding sequence ATGAAAATATTCAAACGCAGAAAGAACGCGGAAACGGAGACACCAAAGAAATCTCCCTCCCAAAAAACAGAACGAAAACAAGGAAAAAAGAAAAAGCACGCCAATAGACAGATCCTGCAGATTACATATATCTTTGTGGGACTGTTTCTAGTGCTGATTGGATATATCATACATTTTGTTGTCAGGGACAGCCAGAGTGTCATCACAGATTCCCACAACCTGAGACTTCAGGAATTAGAGAAGCATGTGGTGAGAGGAAAGATCATCAGCGCTAACGGAAAAGTGCTGGCCCAGACGGTCAATGACGGAGAAGATGAAGTCAGAGACTACCCGTATGGCCGTATGTTTGCCCATGTGGTCGGATACAATGCCAAAGGGAAATCAGGTCTGGAGTCTAAATGTAATTTTGACCTTCTAAAGTCCAATGCCAATCTCCTGTCTCAGATCGAGAGTAATCTGAAAGGAGAAAAGAGCATCGGGGACAATGTCTATACAACACTAGATACAAGAGTGCAGAAGGCTGCATACAATGCGTTAAGCGGTGAAAAGGGAGCGGTAGTCGCCATGGATCCGGAGAGCGGGAAGGTCATCGCCATGGTTTCCAAGCCAGACTTCCGTCCAGCTCTTGTCAAAGAAAACTGGGAAGAGTTAAACACGGACAGCGACGCTCTTTTGATCAACAGGGCGACACAGGGACTGTACCCGCCAGGGTCTACATTTAAAGTGATAACGGCTCTGGAATATATGAGAGAAAATAAAGATTATAAAAACTTTTCATATCACTGTACCGGCTATACAAAGATCAACAATGTAAAGATCCGCTGCTATGGAGGGACCGCCCATGGGACCGTGAACCTGGAGCAGGCTGTCGAAAAATCCTGCAACACTGCGTTCGTCCATATGGCATCAAAGCTGAACAAAGGAAAGCTGGCTTCTCTTGCGGAGGACATGATGTACAATTCTAAGATACCGATCAACCTGGCAGCTGTCTCCAGCCGTTTTTCATTTGACGGAAGTTCCAAAGACAGCCAGGTTCCTCAGATTGCCATCGGACAGGGGACTACACTGGTCACTCCTCTCCAGAATGCGGCAGTCATGAGTGCCATTGCCAACGACGGTGTCATGATGGAACCGTACCTGGTAGACAAGGTGAAAAATGTGGACGGAGGCATTATAAAAGAAACGAAAGCTAAAGAGATAGCCAGTCCATTGAGCGCAAAAGAATGTAAAACCCTGAAAAAAATGCTGAGAAAAGTTGTGACCAATGGTACCGGTACAGCAGCTTATTCCTCAAGATATAAGGTCTACGGGAAGACCGGTTCGGCAGAGTACAACAGCGATAAGGACTCCCACGCATGGTTTATCGGCTGTGCGGAGCACAACGGCAAAAAAATTGTGGTGAGTATTATCGTAGAAGGCGGAGGATCCGGAGGAAGTGTGGCTGCGCCGATCGCAAAAGATGTATTTGACGCTTATTTCAGGTAA
- a CDS encoding FtsW/RodA/SpoVE family cell cycle protein, which produces MVQIIAVVAKYLILIMCLVYTFSCFTMFRPKNKKRQEELLDNQVIYMFVFLFLCNLVLFLRTLELKVLIFFAAQIVFFEIVMILYPKIYKRSSRLLINNMCFLLGTGFVILTRLSFELAMKQFAIVAIGVLVTGLIPLMMHKLSFWNKLGWVYAVGGFALLSSVFVFGVMKNGAYNWVQFGSLAFQPSEFVKIIFVFFAAAMLSKAKEFKDLVKITIIAAFYVLVLVVEKDLGGALLYFMIYLMMLYVATAKPSYLLGGLGGGALAAVVAYHLFSHVQVRVAVWKDPFSMIEGRGAQVCQSLFAIGTGSWFGMGLTQGRPFDIPVRESDFIFSVISEEFGVIFGICLIFVLISCFILFMDISTRSRTLFNKLLCLGFGICFIFQVFLSIGGVTKFIPSTGVTIPLVSYGGTSVLSTLIILSVIQGLHMLADSEEEENENIQTQKERGNGDTKEISLPKNRTKTRKKEKARQ; this is translated from the coding sequence ATGGTTCAAATCATTGCAGTGGTTGCGAAATACCTGATACTGATTATGTGCCTGGTTTATACATTTTCATGTTTTACCATGTTCCGGCCGAAAAATAAAAAGCGGCAGGAAGAACTTCTGGACAACCAGGTCATTTATATGTTTGTATTTTTGTTTCTGTGCAATCTGGTCCTGTTTTTAAGGACCCTGGAATTAAAAGTCCTCATATTTTTTGCGGCACAGATCGTTTTCTTTGAGATCGTAATGATCCTATATCCGAAAATATATAAGAGGTCCTCAAGACTTCTGATCAACAATATGTGTTTTCTTCTGGGAACCGGGTTTGTCATTCTAACAAGGCTGTCCTTTGAACTGGCCATGAAGCAGTTTGCCATCGTGGCCATCGGTGTGCTTGTGACTGGACTGATCCCGCTGATGATGCATAAGCTTTCTTTCTGGAATAAGCTTGGCTGGGTCTATGCGGTCGGTGGTTTCGCACTGTTGTCATCGGTTTTTGTGTTCGGTGTCATGAAAAACGGTGCATATAACTGGGTACAGTTTGGAAGCCTGGCATTCCAGCCCTCGGAGTTTGTTAAGATCATCTTTGTTTTCTTTGCGGCAGCTATGCTGAGCAAGGCAAAGGAATTTAAGGATCTTGTGAAAATCACAATCATCGCCGCATTTTATGTGCTGGTGCTGGTGGTGGAAAAGGATCTTGGAGGAGCGCTTCTATACTTTATGATCTACCTTATGATGCTGTATGTGGCCACAGCCAAGCCTAGTTATCTGCTGGGCGGACTGGGAGGCGGAGCTCTGGCGGCAGTGGTAGCATATCATCTGTTTTCCCACGTACAGGTCCGGGTGGCTGTTTGGAAGGATCCGTTTTCCATGATTGAGGGAAGGGGAGCACAGGTCTGCCAGTCCTTGTTTGCCATCGGCACAGGAAGCTGGTTTGGAATGGGCCTCACCCAGGGAAGACCGTTTGATATCCCGGTCCGGGAATCAGACTTTATCTTTTCCGTGATCAGTGAGGAATTCGGCGTAATTTTTGGTATCTGCTTGATCTTTGTTCTGATCAGCTGTTTTATTTTGTTTATGGATATTTCTACAAGAAGCCGTACTCTGTTTAACAAATTGCTATGTTTGGGATTCGGCATTTGTTTTATCTTTCAGGTATTTTTAAGCATCGGCGGAGTGACCAAATTCATACCGTCTACAGGAGTTACCATTCCTTTGGTCAGCTACGGAGGAACATCGGTGCTGAGTACTTTGATCATTTTGAGCGTAATTCAGGGATTGCACATGTTAGCAGATAGTGAGGAAGAAGAAAATGAAAATATTCAAACGCAGAAAGAACGCGGAAACGGAGACACCAAAGAAATCTCCCTCCCAAAAAACAGAACGAAAACAAGGAAAAAAGAAAAAGCACGCCAATAG
- a CDS encoding peptidase U32 family protein yields the protein MKSTEVLAPAGSAESLKAAVKNGADAVYLGGSLYGARAYANNFDKEELLWAIDYAHLFGRRVYLAVNTLMKQNEVPGLAGFLEPYYERGLDAVIVQDLGAVSIIRSCFPDMEIHASTQMTVTGIHGARLVKELGGSRVVPARELSLKEIQKIKQDTGLDMECFVHGALCYCYSGQCLMSSMLGGRSGNRGRCAGTCRLPFDLYENGTKLNRKGQNFLLSPKDLCTIRELPELIEHGVDSLKIEGRMKQPEYVGAVTRIYRKYVDLYESGRPYRVAEEDEKELLELFNRGGFTSGYYKKHNGRDMMSLHRPNHQGIFVGKIQSVQGKHVVFQTAENLGKGDVLEISLEHGRKVELTCPQRWKKGDKVDLNGQKLKYLKPGMSIFRTKNQALRDKSAENLKQKSKENIKGKIIIFPGKCARLVLTSGEVTVEVLGALAEPAQKRPLSREDIIKQISKTGESNFTFEELQAEVHGESFLPVAALKQLRRDGFEKLTEEILKKSRRNQVECQAIYVPEEEIPVQNSPVLSVSLEDRKLLPEVLTWDRVKKIYLSLYEVSEAPEILSQCQKAGRQVTIMLPQIVREPELKLLEQCWNLLSGPDVNEICVRSLEELIWLRDKGCTKNVLADYTVYCYNREAYQTLNEAYGKKIRPTFPVELNFEELMTLSLRDADFLFYGHLPLMVSAQCQRKNSIGCDRQSFWMTLKDRYGKDFYVKNQCKGCFNEIYNGEPLWLGTETSALKRLAPKNLRLHFTKENREEARLVYRAALRALDGRSFEFPFPQFTKGHFKRGIL from the coding sequence ATGAAATCAACAGAAGTGCTGGCACCGGCTGGCTCGGCAGAGAGTCTGAAAGCCGCTGTGAAAAACGGGGCGGATGCCGTATATTTAGGCGGGAGCTTATATGGCGCCAGGGCCTATGCAAATAATTTCGATAAAGAAGAACTGCTCTGGGCCATTGACTATGCCCACCTTTTTGGGCGCAGGGTCTATTTGGCAGTGAATACACTGATGAAGCAGAATGAGGTCCCGGGGCTTGCCGGGTTTTTGGAGCCTTATTATGAGAGGGGACTGGACGCAGTCATTGTCCAGGATCTAGGAGCAGTGAGCATCATCCGAAGCTGCTTTCCGGACATGGAGATTCATGCCAGCACCCAGATGACGGTGACCGGCATCCATGGGGCAAGACTGGTAAAGGAACTGGGAGGCAGCAGGGTGGTTCCCGCCAGAGAACTTTCCCTGAAGGAAATACAAAAGATTAAACAAGATACAGGGCTGGATATGGAGTGTTTTGTCCATGGGGCCCTTTGTTATTGTTATTCAGGACAATGTCTGATGAGCAGTATGCTGGGAGGCAGAAGCGGAAACCGGGGACGCTGTGCAGGCACCTGCAGGCTGCCCTTTGACCTGTACGAGAACGGCACAAAGCTGAACCGGAAAGGCCAGAATTTCCTGCTGAGTCCCAAGGATCTCTGTACAATCAGAGAACTGCCGGAACTGATAGAGCACGGCGTGGATTCTCTGAAGATCGAGGGCAGGATGAAACAGCCGGAATACGTAGGCGCTGTCACAAGGATTTACAGAAAGTATGTGGATCTCTATGAGAGCGGACGTCCCTACCGGGTAGCTGAGGAAGATGAAAAAGAATTGCTGGAGCTTTTTAACAGGGGAGGATTTACATCCGGATACTATAAGAAGCATAACGGCAGGGATATGATGTCCCTTCACAGGCCCAACCATCAGGGAATATTTGTAGGAAAGATTCAGTCGGTCCAGGGAAAACATGTTGTGTTTCAGACGGCAGAGAACCTTGGAAAAGGGGATGTGCTGGAGATTTCCCTGGAACATGGGCGGAAGGTAGAACTCACCTGTCCGCAACGGTGGAAAAAGGGAGATAAGGTCGACTTAAACGGCCAGAAGCTGAAATATCTGAAACCTGGAATGTCTATTTTCAGGACAAAAAATCAGGCTCTTAGGGATAAGTCAGCAGAAAATCTAAAACAAAAATCGAAAGAAAATATTAAGGGAAAAATTATAATTTTTCCTGGAAAGTGTGCTAGACTTGTGTTAACTTCAGGAGAAGTGACAGTGGAAGTTTTGGGTGCCCTGGCAGAACCGGCCCAGAAACGCCCTCTTTCCAGGGAGGATATTATAAAGCAGATATCTAAGACTGGTGAGAGTAACTTCACCTTTGAAGAACTTCAAGCGGAAGTTCACGGAGAGAGTTTTCTTCCCGTGGCGGCGTTAAAACAGCTGAGAAGAGACGGTTTTGAAAAGCTGACGGAAGAGATTCTGAAAAAGAGCCGCAGAAATCAGGTTGAATGCCAGGCAATCTATGTGCCGGAAGAAGAGATACCTGTACAGAATTCCCCTGTGTTGAGTGTTTCTCTTGAAGACAGGAAACTGCTCCCGGAAGTCCTCACATGGGACAGGGTGAAAAAAATTTATCTTTCTCTCTACGAAGTATCGGAGGCACCGGAGATTTTATCACAGTGCCAGAAAGCAGGACGTCAGGTGACCATCATGCTTCCACAGATCGTGAGAGAGCCGGAACTTAAGCTTTTAGAGCAGTGCTGGAATCTGCTGTCCGGACCGGATGTAAATGAGATCTGTGTACGGAGCCTGGAAGAACTCATTTGGCTCAGAGATAAGGGATGCACAAAAAATGTGCTGGCAGATTATACGGTTTACTGTTACAACAGAGAGGCATACCAGACGCTCAATGAGGCCTATGGCAAGAAGATCCGGCCGACATTTCCTGTAGAACTCAACTTTGAGGAACTTATGACATTGTCACTCAGGGATGCGGATTTTCTGTTTTACGGACACCTGCCGCTGATGGTTTCGGCACAGTGCCAGAGGAAGAACAGCATCGGATGTGACCGTCAAAGTTTCTGGATGACATTAAAAGACCGGTATGGAAAAGATTTTTATGTCAAAAATCAGTGTAAGGGATGTTTTAATGAAATTTACAACGGAGAGCCTCTATGGCTTGGGACAGAGACATCAGCATTAAAGAGACTCGCTCCTAAAAACCTCCGTCTGCACTTTACCAAGGAAAACCGGGAGGAAGCCCGTCTGGTGTACAGGGCTGCCTTAAGGGCGCTGGATGGCAGATCTTTTGAGTTTCCATTCCCACAGTTTACAAAAGGACACTTTAAGAGAGGAATATTATAG
- the zapA gene encoding cell division protein ZapA, translating to MKKNVVEVVIDGKLYYLGGEEPEEFMHQIASYLNAKIRDLKASEHYLKLPPDMQSFHLALSVADEYMCMKNTLEKSREDMDQQDSEMYRMKNELVELQIKNESLEKQLNEYRERIRMLEEESVAKKER from the coding sequence ATGAAGAAAAACGTCGTAGAGGTTGTAATTGACGGAAAATTATATTATTTAGGCGGAGAGGAACCGGAAGAGTTCATGCATCAGATCGCATCGTATCTGAACGCGAAGATCAGGGATCTGAAAGCTTCGGAGCATTACCTGAAGCTTCCGCCGGACATGCAGAGCTTCCATCTGGCACTCAGTGTGGCAGATGAATACATGTGTATGAAAAATACCTTGGAGAAAAGCAGGGAAGATATGGATCAGCAGGATTCGGAAATGTACCGTATGAAAAATGAGTTGGTGGAACTGCAGATCAAGAATGAATCATTAGAAAAGCAGCTGAACGAGTACCGGGAAAGGATTCGGATGCTGGAGGAAGAATCAGTTGCAAAAAAGGAACGGTAA